The proteins below are encoded in one region of Stigmatopora argus isolate UIUO_Sarg chromosome 2, RoL_Sarg_1.0, whole genome shotgun sequence:
- the itgb6 gene encoding integrin beta-6, which translates to MGLLLLGLLLRYWIATAEGSCSPESAATCDACLRLSPHCAWCAQENFTDWSSASQRCDTPERLLERGCAASLLEFPVSKSQILEERPLGRRNGDLNLTQISPQKMVLELRPGGQATFQVKIQHTEDYPVDLYYLMDLSASMIDDLNTIKDLGSTLSKKMANLTSKFRMGFGSFVEKPVLPFIKITQEELANPCSSAGATCSPTFGYKHVLSLTSDTDAFNEMVSTQRVSANVDVPECGFDAVVQAAVCGDRIGWRNDSMRLLVFVSDADSHFGMDSKMAGIVIPNDGRCHLDANNEYSMSTVQEYPTLGQLIDKVVENNILLIFAVTEKQKANYENYANLIPGATVGVVAADSRNILELILTAYKELRSEIELEVVGDTRELRMSYAAVCPDGTVLSDLKRCSRVKPGQTVLFNVSVELPECLSGSRHFSLKPVGLQDTLDIRLESLCSCRCPRSAQPEPGRCALGRGTFRCGVCACQPGFSGADCECDEDGAPSGDCSPDNATQECSGQGRCYCGKCACDPSPFGRIYGTYCECDNFSCARFRGELCGGHGECDCGECRCQSGWTGEYCNCSASTEACLTQDGIPCSGRGECRCGQCVCLVAGASGNLCEKCPTCGDACSVAMTCVECHLHANQDAELVCERNCSLPKIHINTTAEVDKSAFMQCALMSENQCWISFSVLGGDAALTVYDPHLYGCPEPPDVLLIVLGVSLSIVCIGLILLAVWKVLVSVHDRKEVAKFEAERAKAKWESGTNPLFRSSTSTFKNVTYKTTEREKMISMDRY; encoded by the exons ATGGGGCTTCTCCTATTGGGCCTGCTTCTGCGCTACTGGATCGCCACCGCCGAGG GTTCGTGTTCCCCCGAAAGCGCCGCCACTTGCGATGCGTGCCTCCGACTCAGTCCGCACTGCGCCTGGTGCGCTCAGGAG AACTTCACCGACTGGTCCTCGGCGAGCCAACGGTGCGACACCCCCGAGCGCCTGCTGGAACGGGGATGCGCCGCCAGCCTGTTGGAGTTCCCCGTTTCCAAAAGCCAAATCCTGGAGGAGCGACCGCTCGGCAGGAGGAACGGCGACCTCAACCTGACTCAGATTTCCCCCCAGAAAATGGTGCTCGAGCTGAGACCCG GCGGTCAGGCCACTTTTCAAGTGAAAATCCAGCACACGGAAGACTACCCGGTGGACCTCTACTACCTGATGGACCTGTCGGCGTCCATGATCGACGATTTGAACACCATCAAGGACTTGGGCTCCACTCTGTCCAAGAAGATGGCCAACCTGACCAGCAAATTCCGCATGGGCTTCGGTTCTTTCGTGGAAAAACCCGTTCTGCCATTCATCAAAATCACCCAAGAGGAGCTAGCGAACCCTTGCAG CAGCGCCGGCGCCACCTGCTCGCCGACGTTCGGCTACAAACATGTCCTGTCCCTGACGAGCGACACGGACGCCTTCAACGAGATGGTCTCCACGCAGCGGGTGTCGGCCAACGTGGATGTGCCGGAGTGCGGCTTCGACGCCGTGGTGCAGGCGGCCGTCTGTGGG GACAGGATCGGCTGGCGAAACGATTCCATGCGCTTGCTGGTGTTTGTCAGCGACGCCGACTCACATTTCGGGATGGACAGCAAAATGGCCGGCATCGTCATCCCTAACGACGGACGCTGCCACTTGGACGCCAACAATGAATACTCCATGTCCACAGTGCAG GAGTATCCCACCTTGGGTCAGTTGATCGACAAAGTCGTGGAAAACAATATCTTGCTGATATTTGCTGTCACCGAAAAGCAGAAGGCCAATTacgaa AATTATGCAAATCTCATCCCCGGTGCCACCGTTGGCGTCGTGGCGGCGGATTCTCGCAACATCCTGGAACTGATTTTGACGGCGTACAAA GAATTGCGGTCGGAGATCGAATTGGAGGTGGTGGGAGACACGCGAGAGCTGCGCATGTCCTACGCCGCCGTTTGTCCCGATGGCACGGTCCTCTCGGACCTCAAGCGTTGTTCCCGTGTCAAACCTGGACAGACG GTCCTTTTCAACGTGTCCGTGGAGCTTCCCGAATGCCTGTCCGGAAGTCGCCACTTCTCCTTAAAGCCGGTGGGTCTCCAGGACACCTTGGACATTCGCTTGGAGTCCCTGTGCTCCTGCCGCTGTCCCCGGTCAGCCCAGCCCGAGCCGGGTCGCTGCGCCCTGGGTCGGGGGACCTTCCGTTGCGGCGTCTGCGCCTGCCAGCCCGGTTTCTCGGGAGCCGACTGCGAATGCGACGAGGACGGCGCCCCGTCGGGCGACTGCTCGCCCGACAACGCCACCCAGGAGTGCAGCGGTCAAGGGCGCTGCTACTGCGGGAAATGCGCGTGCGACCCCTCCCCCTTCGGTCGCATCTACGGAACTTACTGCGAGTGTGACAACTTCTCGTGCGCCCGCTTCCGTGGGGAGCTCTGCGGAG GCCACGGCGAGTGCGACTGCGGAGAGTGCCGCTGCCAGAGCGGCTGGACGGGCGAATACTGCAACTGCAGCGCTAGCACCGAGGCCTGCCTCACCCAAGATGGAATCCCCTGCAGCGGCCGCGGCGAGTGCCGTTGCGGCCAGTGCGTGTGCTTGGTGGCGGGGGCGTCGGGGAACTTGTGCGAGAAGTGCCCCACCTGTGGAGACGCCTGCTCCGTTGCCAT GACATGCGTGGAGTGCCATCTCCACGCCAACCAGGATGCCGAGCTCGTATGTGAGCGGAACTGCAGCCTCCCTAAGATTCATATCAACACAACAGCAG AAGTAGACAAGAGCGCCTTTATGCAATGCGCGCTGATGTCGGAAAACCAGTGCTGGATCTCCTTCAGCGTCCTTGGGGGGGATGCCGCGCTCACCGTTTACGATCCTCACCTTTACG GATGTCCCGAGCCGCCCGACGTCCTTCTGATCGTCCTGGGGGTGTCCCTGTCCATCGTGTGCATCGGACTGATCCTGCTGGCCGTCTGGAAAGTGCTGGTGTCGGTTCACGACCGCAAAGAGGTGGCCAAGTTCGAGGCCGAAAGGGCCAAGGCAAAGTGGGAGTCG GGAACCAACCCGCTGTTCAGAAGCTCAACATCAACCTTTAAAAACGTGACCTACAAGACCACGGAGCGGGAAAAGATGATTTCCATGGATCGTTATTGA
- the LOC144092573 gene encoding uncharacterized protein LOC144092573 isoform X1 — MMEMVDDDCTEETLLPQIQDPDDYGGGKTTPLLFGNYEPSVQILKPSRRTSPERQPTDNAGFFSFATFSWAIFRNKLHVNSLNISPLDEAAGSTDRLDVSSLNMLPLDEAEGSTDRLDVSSLNMLPLDEAEGSTDRLDVNSLNMLPLDEAEGSTDRRNLVRAIPRFQRTRLMLSVIVRVLAVATAILGPGVLVYLLLKYVEDPSK; from the exons ATGATGGAGATGGTGGACGATGACTGCACGGAGGAAACACTTCTGCCGCAGATCCAGGATCCTGACGATTATGGCGGCGGAAAAACTACCCCGTTGCTGTTTGGGAACTACGAACCGAGCGTTCAGATCCTCAAACCTTCCCGCAGGACTTCGCCGGA GAGGCAACCAACGGACAACGCCGGGTTCTTCTCCTTTGCGACCTTCTCGTGGGCCATTTTCCGGAACAAGCTGCACGTCAACTCCCTGAATATATCACCTTTGGATGAGGCTGCAGGAAGCACGGACAG GCTGGACGTCAGCTCCCTGAATATGTTACCTTTGGATGAGGCTGAAGGAAGCACGGACAG GCTGGACGTCAGCTCCCTGAATATGTTACCTTTGGATGAGGCTGAAGGAAGCACGGACAG GCTGGACGTCAACTCCCTGAATATGTTACCTTTGGATGAGGCTGAAGGAAGCACGGACAG acgcaACCTGGTCCGAGCCATTCCGAGGTTTCAAAGAACAAGGCTTATGCTCTCGGTGATTGTTAGAGTCCTCGCCGTGGCGACCGCCATTCTGGGTCCG GGCGTTCTAGTCTACCTACTCCTGAAATACGTCGAAGACCCTTCCAAGTGA
- the LOC144092573 gene encoding ATP-binding cassette sub-family C member 12-like isoform X2, with amino-acid sequence MMEMVDDDCTEETLLPQIQDPDDYGGGKTTPLLFGNYEPSVQILKPSRRTSPERQPTDNAGFFSFATFSWAIFRNKLHVNSLNISPLDEAAGSTDRLDVSSLNMLPLDEAEGSTDRLDVNSLNMLPLDEAEGSTDRRNLVRAIPRFQRTRLMLSVIVRVLAVATAILGPGVLVYLLLKYVEDPSK; translated from the exons ATGATGGAGATGGTGGACGATGACTGCACGGAGGAAACACTTCTGCCGCAGATCCAGGATCCTGACGATTATGGCGGCGGAAAAACTACCCCGTTGCTGTTTGGGAACTACGAACCGAGCGTTCAGATCCTCAAACCTTCCCGCAGGACTTCGCCGGA GAGGCAACCAACGGACAACGCCGGGTTCTTCTCCTTTGCGACCTTCTCGTGGGCCATTTTCCGGAACAAGCTGCACGTCAACTCCCTGAATATATCACCTTTGGATGAGGCTGCAGGAAGCACGGACAG GCTGGACGTCAGCTCCCTGAATATGTTACCTTTGGATGAGGCTGAAGGAAGCACGGACAG GCTGGACGTCAACTCCCTGAATATGTTACCTTTGGATGAGGCTGAAGGAAGCACGGACAG acgcaACCTGGTCCGAGCCATTCCGAGGTTTCAAAGAACAAGGCTTATGCTCTCGGTGATTGTTAGAGTCCTCGCCGTGGCGACCGCCATTCTGGGTCCG GGCGTTCTAGTCTACCTACTCCTGAAATACGTCGAAGACCCTTCCAAGTGA